In Capillimicrobium parvum, a genomic segment contains:
- a CDS encoding MmcQ/YjbR family DNA-binding protein, protein MADWEDVRRMALELPETSERVSRDLRQWVVKDKLFVWERPLRRSDVEALGPEAPDGPILGARVEHLVAKEAMVADPSGAFFTTPHFEGYPAVLVRLDAIGPAELEEVVVEAWLARAPKRLARKYLDEHGASEA, encoded by the coding sequence ATGGCCGACTGGGAGGACGTCCGGCGGATGGCGCTCGAGCTGCCCGAGACGAGCGAGCGGGTCTCACGCGACCTGCGCCAGTGGGTCGTCAAGGACAAGCTGTTCGTCTGGGAGCGCCCGCTGCGCCGGTCCGATGTCGAGGCGCTCGGCCCGGAAGCGCCGGACGGCCCGATCCTCGGCGCGCGCGTCGAGCACCTCGTGGCCAAGGAGGCGATGGTCGCCGATCCCTCCGGCGCGTTCTTCACGACGCCCCACTTCGAGGGCTACCCGGCGGTGCTCGTCCGCCTGGACGCGATCGGGCCGGCGGAGCTCGAGGAGGTGGTCGTGGAGGCGTGGCTGGCCCGCGCCCCGAAGCGGCTCGCGCGGAAGTACCTCGACGAGCACGGAGCGTCCGAGGCGTAG
- the tsaA gene encoding tRNA (N6-threonylcarbamoyladenosine(37)-N6)-methyltransferase TrmO, with the protein MELVAIGTVRSPLTDRASAPKQGHEGAPDAWLAFDADVRAGLEGIAAGDDLLVLTWLDRADRGVLRVVPRDDPRNPERGVFSTRSADRPNPIGVHRVRVLEVAGDRLLVSDLEAIDGTPIVDVKPVLRRADPDVR; encoded by the coding sequence ATGGAGCTCGTCGCCATCGGCACCGTCCGGTCGCCGCTCACCGATCGGGCGTCGGCGCCCAAGCAGGGCCACGAGGGCGCGCCGGACGCGTGGCTGGCCTTCGACGCCGATGTGCGCGCCGGCCTCGAGGGGATCGCCGCAGGCGACGACCTGCTCGTGCTGACGTGGCTGGACCGCGCGGACCGCGGCGTGCTGCGCGTCGTACCGCGCGACGACCCGCGCAACCCGGAACGCGGGGTGTTCAGCACGCGCTCGGCGGACCGGCCGAACCCGATCGGGGTGCACCGGGTACGCGTGCTCGAGGTCGCCGGCGACCGGCTGCTGGTCAGCGACCTCGAGGCCATCGACGGCACCCCGATCGTCGACGTCAAGCCGGTGCTGCGGCGCGCGGACCCCGACGTGCGCTGA
- a CDS encoding cupin domain-containing protein: MTETDYAVVAPDDVDDAYAGTDVPGEFRRLTDALACDQLSVTLIRVPPHADFEQGTGHFHDEVEELYLVTRGTLTMRFGDEVREVRAPAAVRVARRTPRSHRNEGSEPVEMWAVSRKIGHSDSTKIDDFWEASPDARQHAG, translated from the coding sequence ATGACCGAGACCGACTACGCCGTCGTCGCTCCCGACGACGTCGACGACGCCTACGCGGGCACCGACGTACCCGGGGAGTTCCGCCGCCTCACCGACGCATTGGCCTGTGACCAGCTCTCCGTCACGCTCATCCGCGTCCCTCCGCACGCGGACTTCGAGCAGGGCACCGGGCACTTCCACGACGAGGTCGAGGAGCTCTATCTCGTGACCAGGGGGACGCTGACGATGCGCTTCGGCGACGAGGTGCGCGAGGTCCGGGCGCCGGCCGCCGTGCGGGTCGCGCGCCGCACGCCGCGCTCGCACCGCAACGAGGGCTCCGAGCCCGTCGAGATGTGGGCCGTCTCGCGCAAGATCGGCCACAGCGACTCGACGAAGATCGACGACTTCTGGGAGGCCTCGCCCGACGCCCGCCAGCACGCCGGATAG